A single region of the Salvia miltiorrhiza cultivar Shanhuang (shh) chromosome 8, IMPLAD_Smil_shh, whole genome shotgun sequence genome encodes:
- the LOC131000262 gene encoding outer envelope protein 39, chloroplastic: protein MGAQKSIHAGNAKVEFNVDFTHKLCAALMLPSLRNAGGWSPLSLVIGSLCIKHPNLFGKSEKLDLLWDKGLCDSNVLITYRKPRPEWLSQHAFIIQHSISPEIGIHGIPVDNLSRSASGGVNLCRLSAGVDLSEPASSNWSSKTSIKFEHVRPVNDDGRSISRDLHGFPVTCSGGYHDSMVVLKQESRFAKATDCSFTRFSLQIEQGIPILSKWLIFNRFKFAASRGIRLGPAFFLTSLTGGSIVGDIAPYQAFSIGGQGSVRGYGEGAVGSGRSCLVANSELTLPLNSILEGAVFFDCGSDLGSGRHVPGNPSLRHGKPGSGVGLGYGLRLKSHLGHLQVDLAINSFKQKTLYFGFSNVS, encoded by the exons ATGGGAGCACAGAAAAGCATTCACGCCGGCAATG CCAAGGTAGAGTTCAATGTCGATTTCACACACAAACTATGTGCTGCTTTGATGCTGCCTTCTCTCAG AAATGCTGGTGGATGGAGTCCACTGTCACTTGTTATTGGGAG CCTCTGCATAAAGCATCCAAATCTATTTGGAAAGAGCGAGAAGCTTGATTTATTGTGGGATAAAGGGCTCTGTGATTCCAATGTTTTGATTACTTATCGGAAGCCAAGACCAGAATGGCTTTCACAGCATGCCTTCATCATTCAG CACTCCATTTCTCCTGAGATAGGGATTCATGGTATACCTGTTGACAACCTTTCTCGTTCAGCGAGTGGAGGTGTCAATCTTTGTCGTTTATCTGCTGGTGTAGACCTAAGTGAGCCTGCAAGTTCCAACTGGAGCAGTAAAACCAGTATCAAGTTTGAG CATGTTCGTCCTGTTAATGATGATGGTCGGTCTATTAGCAGAGATCTTCATGGGTTTCCAGTGACTTGCAG TGGTGGCTATCATGATAGTATGGTAGTGCTCAAACAGGAATCTCGCTTTGCCAAGGCAACTGATTGCAGCTTTACTCGA TTTAGCCTGCAAATAGAACAAGGGATTCCAATTCTTTCCAAGTGGTTAATCTTTAACCGATTCAAGTTTGCCGCTTCAAGGGGTATAAGGCTTGGGCCAGCATTTTTCTTGACAAG CCTCACAGGTGGCTCGATTGTAGGAGACATAGCTCCTTATCAAGCCTTTTCCATAGGAGGACAAGGTAGTGTACGGGGCTATGGTGAAGGTGCTGTTGGATCTGGCAGATCATGTCTAGTTGCAAACAGTGAATTGACACTACCACTG AACTCAATACTTGAAGGTGCGGTTTTCTTCGACTGTGGATCTGATTTGGGCTCTGGCCGTCATGTGCCTG GAAATCCATCTCTTAGGCACGGTAAACCGGGCAGCGGAGTTGGTCTGGGATACGGGCTTCGATTAAAATCTCACTTAGGACACTTGCAGGTCGACCTTGCTATCAATTCTTTTAAACAGAAAACTCTGTATTTTGGTTTCAGTAACGTTTCCTGA
- the LOC131000263 gene encoding bZIP transcription factor 44-like, whose product MDLRKRKWMISNRESARRSRLRKQKHMEELMAQVAELRRQNHQILTSLRATTQHHIAVESENAASDLGFPQQNPLAPPPEFNSLLDHSSADQAQSPLPPPPQLVLRHHVVVFRRSRAVVDQA is encoded by the coding sequence ATGGATTTGAGGAAGAGAAAGTGGATGATCTCCAACCGCGAGTCGGCGCGGCGGAGCCGCCTCCGGAAGCAGAAGCACATGGAGGAGCTGATGGCGCAGGTGGCCGAGCTCCGCCGCCAGAACCACCAGATCCTCACCAGCCTCCGCGCCACCACGCAGCACCACATTGCCGTCGAATCCGAGAACGCCGCTTCAGATCTAGGGTTTCCGCAGCAAAACCCCCTAGCTCCGCCGCCGGAGTTCAATTCCCTCCTCGATCATAGTAGCGCCGACCAAGCTCAATCTCCtctaccaccaccaccacagcTCGTCCTCCGCCACCACGTCGTCGTCTTCCGACGATCTCGAGCTGTTGTCGATCAAGCCTAA
- the LOC131000261 gene encoding GTPase LSG1-1-like, whose amino-acid sequence MPKGEKSVLGRALVKHHNQMIQQTKEKGKLYRSQHKKVLESVTEISDIEAVIEQADEAHRLYSSLNPGQYPINLDSASSTIDMTPEERREQQKKEEALHASSLRIPRRPPWNAKMSVEELDDNEKRAFLEWRRNLARLEENENLVLTPFEKNLDIWRQLWRVLERSDLIVMVVDARDPLFYRCPDLEAYAREIDEHKSTLLLVNKADLLPFSVRQKWANYFHQHGILFLFWSAKAATAALEGKELSLSVGTAQDLADAETKVYGRDELLERLQTEAEKIVSMRSQSKSIDTGSSDMHSDDESASGHTPPRSVVVGFVGYPNVGKSSTINALVGEKRTGVTSTPGKTKHFQTLIISEKLTLCDCPGLVFPSFTSSRYEMIASGVLPIDRLTEHRAAVQVVADRVPRSVIEGVYKIKLPKPKSYEPQSRPPLAAELLRAYCASRGYVASSGLPDETKATRQMLKDYIDGKLPHYEMPPEMSNDEDDGEDAAEHSSSHESDLSDDEDPPVAADEPAAGLEHVLSDLNSFDIDNGLASDKTAVKKRSSKPHKQHKKPQRKKDRSWRVKDNDGDGMAVVRVIQKPASGGGPVIA is encoded by the exons ATGCCGAAGGGAGAGAAAAGCGTCCTCGGCCGCGCTCTTGTGAAGCACCACAATCAGATGATACAGCAGACCAAGGAGAAAGGCAAGTTATACCGAAGCCAGCACAAGAAGGTTCTCGAATCGGTCACGGAGATCAGCGACATCGAAGCCGTCATCGAGCAGGCCGACGAGGCCCACCGCCTTTACTCCTCTCTCAATCCCGGCCAATATCCCATCAATTT GGATTCTGCTTCCAGCACAATTGATATGACACCGGAAGAAAGAAGGGAGCAACAGAAGAAGGAGGAAGCTTTGCATGCCAGCAGTCTCCGTATTCCTCGAAG GCCACCATGGAATGCAAAAATGTCGGTTGAAGAGCTTGACGATAATGAAAAACGAGCATTTCTAGAGTGGCGCCGCAATCTTGCAAG GCTTGAGGAGAATGAAAATCTAGTTCTTACACCATTTGAGAAAAATCTGGATATTTGGAGACAACTCTGGAGAGTGCTTGAACGCAGTGACCTG ATAGTGATGGTTGTTGATGCAAGGGACCCACTCTTCTACCGTTGCCCTGATCTAGAG GCATATGCACGAGAAATTGATGAACACAAAAGCACTTTGCTCCTCGTAAACAAGGCAGATCTTCTGCCATTCTCTGTTAG GCAAAAATGGGCTAATTACTTCCATCAACATGgcattctctttcttttctggTCGGCTAAAGCTGCCACTGCTGCTTTAGAGGGGAAGGAGCTGAGTCTGTCCGTTGGTACTGCGCAAGACTTAGCTGATGCTGAAACGAAAGTATATGGCAGAGACGAGCTACTTGAACGGTTGCAAACTGAAGCTGAGAAGATTGTCTCAATGAGAAGCCAATCTAAGTCCATTGACACGGGCTCGTCAGACATGCATTCTGATGATGAAAGTGCTTCTGGGCACACACCACCTCGCAGTGTAGTTGTGGGATTTGTTGGATATCCCAACGTAGGAAAGAGTTCCACAATCAATGCTTTGGTGGGAGAGAAGAGGACTGGTGTAACTTCGACTCCTGGGAAGACCAAACATTTCCAGACATTGATAATATCCGAGAAACTTACTCTATGTGATTGCCCTGGACTGGTGTTCCCGTCCTTCACTAGTTCAAGATACGAGATGATTGCATCCGGGGTCTTGCCTATCGATCGCTTGACAGAGCACCGTGCGGCTGTGCAGGTGGTTGCAGATCGAGTGCCAAGATCCGTTATTGAGGGTGTGTACAAAATCAAATTGCCAAAACCCAAGTCTTACGAACCACAATCACGGCCCCCTTTGGCAGCAGAGCTTCTGAGAGCATATTGTGCCTCTCGTGGGTACGTAGCCTCGAGTGGACTACCAGATGAGACCAAAGCTACTCGCCAAATGTTGAAGGATTACATCGATGGGAAGCTTCCGCACTATGAAATGCCACCAGAAATGTCAAATGATGAAGATGACGGCGAGGATGCTGCTGAACACAGCTCGTCACATGAATCAGACCTATCTGATGATGAAGACCCTCCAGTTGCTGCAGACGAACCTGCCGCGGGTCTGGAGCACGTGCTGAGCGATCTGAATTCTTTCGACATCGACAATGGATTAGCTTCCGACAAGACTGCTGTTAAGAAAAGGTCAAGTAAACCTCATAAACAGCACAAGAAGCCCCAAAGAAAGAAGGATAGGTCGTGGAGGGTAAAAGACAACGACGGCGACGGGATGGCGGTAGTCAGGGTTATCCAAAAGCCAGCAAGTGGAGGCGGCCCTGTGATTGCTTAA